A part of Citrifermentans bremense genomic DNA contains:
- a CDS encoding CHASE2 domain-containing protein yields the protein MKNLSSATIRFLIGCAVTALFCLLLVENPLPLEITEAKLYDLRFHLRGPVKAPDQVVIAVIDEKSLARFGRWPWSREVMAGLVDKLARAEAAVIAFDVIFPESDENDRVLSRAIEDAGNVILPIVFDFETSSKGRANPDLEPSAVSAILEPELYRDFPPITSTGEPIIPVKPLRESAMSLAHISMLPDYFDGTLRWEALLVAYDGLLYPSLGLKSAAFYKGVSPEKLQVHATRSIEVGSTVIPTDRWGRMPINYYGPGRTLRHVSVADIVDGKVGAKELGNRIVFIGASAVGMLDLRVTPFTAVMPGVEKQATIAASILEHRFLVKATTAQDLFFLLLSGLVMALILSRLRLFWGAVAVAVGAAVVAAAGILLFSRFGVWVNLACPLGNLLFLFMSVTAWNYTVEERRARRIRAMFSSYVTTTIVNELIDNPALARLGGEKREISILFSDVRGFTTFSEQHAPEEVVALLNEYLGEMTDVILKWGGTLDKFVGDAIMVFWNAPLPCADHAERSLRCALELQARLAELHEKWEREGKPKLCCGIGINTGWVIVGNIGAEGKKMDYTVIGDEVNLASRVESLTRRFDAGILVTEKTVEKLRGPIEAGTLAGIELSGVSRVIVKGKEQPVTLYTAVSTGDAPAVIIECEEMEPLRLTEK from the coding sequence GGTCGAAAATCCGCTCCCGCTGGAGATCACCGAGGCTAAGCTCTACGACCTCCGTTTCCACCTGCGCGGACCTGTGAAGGCGCCGGACCAGGTGGTGATCGCCGTCATCGACGAGAAAAGCCTGGCGAGGTTCGGGCGCTGGCCCTGGAGCCGGGAGGTGATGGCGGGGCTGGTGGACAAGCTGGCCCGGGCCGAGGCGGCGGTCATCGCCTTCGACGTGATCTTCCCCGAGAGCGATGAGAACGACCGGGTACTCTCTCGCGCCATCGAAGACGCCGGCAACGTAATTCTTCCCATCGTCTTCGATTTCGAGACTTCCTCTAAGGGGCGTGCCAACCCCGACCTGGAGCCGTCGGCCGTTTCCGCGATCCTGGAGCCGGAGCTGTACCGGGATTTTCCCCCGATAACGTCGACCGGGGAGCCGATCATACCGGTTAAGCCGCTGCGGGAAAGCGCCATGTCGCTGGCGCACATCAGCATGCTGCCGGACTACTTCGACGGCACCCTGCGCTGGGAGGCGCTGCTCGTAGCCTACGACGGTCTCCTCTACCCGTCCCTGGGGCTCAAAAGCGCCGCCTTCTACAAGGGGGTTTCCCCCGAGAAGCTGCAGGTGCACGCCACCCGATCCATCGAGGTCGGCAGCACGGTGATACCTACCGACCGCTGGGGGCGCATGCCGATCAACTACTACGGGCCGGGCCGGACGCTGCGCCACGTGTCGGTCGCAGACATCGTCGACGGCAAGGTCGGTGCGAAAGAGCTCGGCAACCGCATCGTCTTCATCGGCGCTTCCGCCGTGGGAATGCTCGATTTGAGGGTTACACCCTTCACCGCGGTGATGCCCGGGGTGGAGAAGCAGGCCACCATCGCCGCCTCGATCCTGGAGCACCGGTTCCTGGTGAAGGCGACTACGGCCCAGGACCTCTTCTTCCTGTTGCTGTCGGGTTTGGTCATGGCGCTCATCCTGAGCCGTCTGAGGCTTTTCTGGGGGGCGGTGGCGGTAGCGGTCGGCGCTGCGGTCGTAGCGGCCGCAGGAATACTCCTCTTCAGCCGGTTCGGGGTGTGGGTGAACCTCGCCTGCCCGCTGGGGAACCTCCTTTTCCTGTTCATGTCCGTCACCGCCTGGAACTACACGGTCGAGGAGCGCCGCGCACGCAGGATACGCGCCATGTTCTCGAGCTACGTCACCACTACCATCGTCAACGAGCTGATCGACAACCCCGCCCTGGCGAGGCTCGGCGGCGAGAAGCGCGAAATAAGCATCCTCTTCTCCGACGTGCGCGGGTTCACCACCTTCTCCGAGCAGCACGCGCCGGAGGAAGTGGTCGCCCTTTTGAACGAGTACCTGGGGGAGATGACCGACGTCATCCTCAAGTGGGGGGGGACCCTCGATAAGTTCGTGGGCGACGCCATCATGGTCTTTTGGAACGCGCCCCTTCCCTGCGCCGACCACGCCGAGCGTTCGCTCCGCTGCGCGCTGGAGCTGCAGGCCAGGCTAGCCGAGCTTCACGAGAAGTGGGAGCGGGAGGGAAAGCCGAAGCTTTGCTGCGGCATTGGCATCAACACCGGCTGGGTCATCGTCGGCAACATCGGCGCCGAGGGGAAGAAGATGGATTACACCGTCATCGGCGACGAAGTGAACCTCGCCAGCCGGGTCGAGTCGCTCACCCGCAGGTTCGACGCGGGGATACTGGTCACCGAGAAGACGGTCGAGAAGCTGCGGGGCCCGATCGAGGCCGGGACGCTTGCGGGGATCGAGCTGAGCGGCGTCAGCCGCGTGATCGTGAAAGGGAAAGAGCAGCCGGTGACGCTGTACACCGCAGTCTCCACCGGGGACGCCCCCGCCGTCATCATCGAGTGCGAGGAGATGGAACCCTTGAGACTGACGGAGAAATAA
- a CDS encoding tetratricopeptide repeat protein, which translates to MPVIKTASLAAAALVAALTFGAPAQAANLDEGIVQYRMENFEEALALLQKARAEQPESSLAAFYLGMARKQGGDIAGAIKDLTDAATLKPPVLDAYLELADAWHVQGDDDKALEWANRSEAAGVNPARSAFLKGIILAGLGKTDEAVASFEKAKGLDPSLNQPAQLQIAMAMAGSRKLTRARDALRAVVAADPNSEIAGYAREYEQSFTRILESYRPLHLTLGLNYLYDDNAISSPSNAGARAQIGNPTGQRDHAFMGSFRLDYTPLLENDYTFSAQYLVQSTKYGDTNTAEENPSTVINSLTVNPGRSFGNSIFSLPINFSHVFLKEKEYQVLVTVRPTWSWQAAPQHILQAAANFTRRDMLQDPLVQDEDRDANIGGASAGYIFSYGDQGGMAALRYDFSYDNARGVNWKNRGHRYSASGVIPLSAALKFNLSGEVSTQDYFKTNTVFDVQRDDTTWFGTAGLSWNLTGNVALLAQYSHTTAKSNIKVYDYNRNTFSTGIEFSF; encoded by the coding sequence ATGCCCGTGATTAAAACCGCATCCCTGGCCGCCGCGGCTCTCGTAGCCGCCCTGACCTTTGGCGCGCCGGCGCAGGCAGCAAACCTCGACGAGGGGATCGTCCAGTACCGCATGGAGAACTTCGAGGAGGCTCTGGCCCTGTTGCAGAAGGCGCGGGCCGAACAGCCGGAGTCGTCGCTTGCGGCGTTCTACCTCGGCATGGCGCGCAAACAGGGGGGGGACATCGCGGGCGCCATCAAGGATCTCACCGACGCGGCGACGCTGAAGCCCCCGGTGCTCGACGCCTACCTGGAACTCGCCGACGCCTGGCATGTGCAGGGGGACGACGACAAGGCGCTGGAATGGGCGAACCGCTCCGAGGCGGCAGGGGTGAACCCGGCGCGGAGCGCCTTCTTGAAGGGGATCATCCTCGCCGGGCTCGGCAAAACCGATGAGGCGGTCGCTTCGTTCGAAAAGGCGAAAGGGCTCGACCCGTCCCTCAACCAGCCGGCACAGCTCCAGATCGCCATGGCGATGGCCGGGTCGCGCAAGCTCACCCGGGCCCGCGACGCCTTGCGGGCGGTGGTAGCCGCCGACCCCAACTCCGAGATAGCAGGGTACGCGAGGGAATACGAGCAGTCCTTCACCCGCATCCTGGAAAGCTACCGGCCGCTGCACCTGACCCTGGGGCTCAACTACCTCTACGACGACAACGCCATCTCCAGCCCGTCGAACGCGGGCGCCAGGGCGCAGATCGGGAACCCGACCGGGCAGCGCGACCACGCCTTCATGGGGAGCTTCCGGCTCGACTACACCCCTCTTCTTGAAAACGACTACACCTTCAGCGCCCAGTACCTGGTGCAGAGCACCAAGTACGGCGACACCAACACCGCTGAGGAAAATCCCAGTACCGTGATCAACTCGCTCACGGTCAACCCCGGCCGCTCCTTCGGCAACTCCATCTTCTCCCTCCCCATCAACTTCAGCCACGTCTTCTTGAAGGAGAAGGAGTACCAAGTGCTGGTCACGGTCCGCCCCACCTGGTCCTGGCAGGCAGCACCCCAGCACATACTGCAGGCAGCGGCCAACTTCACCCGCCGCGACATGCTGCAGGACCCGCTGGTGCAGGACGAGGACCGCGACGCCAACATAGGGGGCGCCTCCGCCGGGTACATCTTCAGCTATGGCGACCAGGGAGGGATGGCCGCTCTGCGCTACGACTTCAGCTACGACAACGCCAGGGGAGTCAACTGGAAGAACCGTGGGCACCGCTACTCGGCGAGCGGGGTGATTCCGCTCTCCGCGGCGCTGAAGTTCAACCTTTCGGGCGAGGTCTCCACCCAGGACTACTTCAAGACCAACACCGTCTTCGACGTCCAGCGCGACGACACCACCTGGTTCGGTACCGCCGGCCTCAGCTGGAACCTGACCGGCAACGTGGCGCTTCTGGCCCAGTACTCACACACAACGGCTAAATCCAACATCAAGGTGTACGACTACAACCGCAACACCTTCAGCACCGGGATAGAGTTCAGTTTTTAG